The DNA segment AGAATGAGCGGCGATGTCCTCTAGCCGGCCCTAGCAGCGAGTTGGTTCCCGGGCCCCAACAGCTCACCAGGCTGCACTTTCTCCAGAAGGGGCGCCGGCACCGTGGTTGGCCATGACCATCCGGAAGCTGGTGGCCACGGCCGTGCTGGTGGCCCTCATCTCCCTTGTCCTCAACAACGCGGCCGCCTTCACCCCCAACTGGCTGTACCAGACGCTGGAGGACGGGCGCAGGCGGAGTGTGGGGCTGTGGAGATCCTGCTGGCTGGTGGACAGGGCCCGGGCAGTGCCAAGCCCAGGGGTCAGGCCCGGGCCGGTGCACGCCAGGGACTGCgaggccctgggctggggctcAGAGGTGGCGGGCTTCCAGGAGCCGCGAGGCACCGTCAAACGTAAGTCTGTTCACTCTCCCGTCTCCTTcggatggctgggcctgcatgacgCCAGATGGGTGTGCATCTGTGGCGGGGAGGGCACCCCACTCTGGGCCGATGCTGCAAACCCCATGCTCCATGCCACCCCCTTGGTGAGCCCCCCAGCTCTGCTGGGCCGACCTGCCTCTGTGTGTGAATGTTCCTGAACTGCCACGTGCCTGCAACCCTGACCCTCGAGGGAGCCTGGGGTGGTGGGTGTTGTCCCATTTCACAGGCAGGCTCCTCCAGGGCTTTTTCTCGGCCACCACGCATAGCTGCAGGACCACATGTCAACCAATTAAGGAAAACATAGATTGTTAGTAAAATAAACAGGAACATAAAGACATGTGGCTGAGCTCCAACTTCATTCCAGTTGCCAGGGTTGTCAGCCCGTGAGCAGTGCCTGGGGGGACTCATGGGGACAGGCTGTGGGTGGGAAGTCCAGGAGACTGAGGCTGGTGGCCatggggggcagagggcaggttCAGGGGCCCTGACAGGAGAGCAGACTGGCCCTGGGCCCACTGCCCACTCTGGAGCTCTGGAAATGGGGTGGGCCGGAGTGTGCAGGGCACGCGTCCTCAGTGTGACGATGCTCGTCACCTAATGTGTTAACTGTATGGTCTTGGCGGCCAGCAGGCAAAGGTCTTCCTACAAGACCCTCCAAGGCAGCTGACACGTCTGACTCACAGATGGGCCTCCTCTGTCTGAAGATGGCCCTTGTCTTTAAGGAAAGGCACGGCTTCGGCCAGCCCATGCTAGAAGCTTTCAGAGGGTGTCCCCAGAGCCCTCCAGGAACTGGTGCGTGATGTGCTCAGTGTGTGAATGTCCCTGAACTGCCACGTGCCTGCAACCCTGACCCTCGAGGGAGCCTGGGGTGGTGGGTGTTGTCCCATTTCACAGGCAGGGAAGCCGAGGTTGTGGGAGGCATGTGCTGGCCCAGGGCCCTGAATCGGCCCCCTCTGAGCCCCTCACCACGCACACCAAGGGCCTCTTCTGTCGAGGACACTCTTGCCTCCTTAGAGAGCAGGGACCTCAAGGGTTTCCATGAGCTCTCAGAACTCAGGGGCTCCAGGGAGCTGGACAAATGCAGCCTGTCCTGGTTTCAGGGTGGCCGGCTGGTCCAGAGCAGGCCCCAGGCTCTGGGTTGTCCTGAGGAGCAGCCTACTGTGCCAGTGTAGCCTCTCTGTGGCCCACACCAATTCCACCCTTCACAGCGCAAGCTGGGGGCTCCCAGAGAACACCTCCAGCCCCCCCAGGGCTGCACAGGTGCCCTTCCCAGGCACCCACTCCTCCATCCCGACACTGAGTCCTGGCCACCTCGGGCCAGAATGCACgctgcccccagcctcccaccACATATGCTGGTGGCCCCACTCGCTGGTCCCTCCCTGACAACCTGATAAGCTCCTGGAACAGCTTTTCAAATTTCCTCTTGCCATTAATTTGGCATTTGTGGCAGCCGACCCTTAATGAGTCTCCGAGCATCAGGTATTTGCCCCTAACAAGGGAAATATGATGGATGTGTCCTGAGCAGGACTGGATGGAGGACAGTGAGCCCACGGCGACGTGTGCCCGCCCCTGCTCACCAGCTCCACCAGAAAGAACGCGACGCCAACAGGAGTGGGGCGGAAGCGGCCAAGGCAAGCCCAGGGCTCCCGGCACCCGTCTTGGCACCCCTGCTGCCTCAGCCAGGCCACACGCATCCCACCTTCATCAGCTTTGACCCGCGACCCAGCTGGGctcagaggctggggaggagcaggTGCTCCAGTGCCCCGGTGCACACTGGCTCAGCGCTCAAGGCTCCCTGGCACCCAGCCGTCCTCTGTGAAGCTGCCTCCATCTAGCCTCCGGGCTGACCATCCTGGTGGGACTCACTGCTCCACCCCAGGTACCCGTGGGATCGCTGTGAGGGCAACATGTCCCTCGCCACATGGCACCAAGGGCCAGCCTGTTCGTGACTCTAAACATTGCGGTAGGAGCCTGTGGACAGTGGCCGTGCTCCTGCTGGCCCCACACCTGAGGCCCTGGCAACGCCCCATGGAGCTGAGTCAGGGCCATGCCAGGCTTGTCGTGGCAAACAGAGACCCTCTGCACTCTGCCAGGCTCTCCGTGCCACAGGGCGTCTGAACGAGCCGGGCCAAGGGCCAAGGGGGCGCGTCCTGGCCCTTCAGCTGCCCCCGCATCACGGGGATGAGGGGCACCTGCCCACCAGCCGGCTTGCTGGGCAGGGAGTGGCGACCGCGAGCGGTGTGGCTGCTCAGGGGGCCCTCCTTCCTGCGGGCAGGTGTCTGGGGCCTTGGGTGAGGTCCGCCTCCGGCTCTGGAAGATACTTTACAACCTCCACGCGGGCCAGCCTCGCTCTCCggccacccacccccaccactgcAGACACCCTGTCAGACACCTAAGCTCTTCTGCTGAGTCAAGCTGGGGTGCGAGCAATCGAACGATTGAGTCCCAGGCACATGGTCAGAGCACATGGAGCCTGTGGGGGCCCCTACTCCTCAGAGGACTTGCGAGGTGGGCGACCCGAGTTTCCCTTGGAAGACAGACCCACAGGGCACCTGGGCCGGGGACACCCAGTGTGTGTCACACAGTGCCGGCCGGGAGGCTGCTGCTGCACTGGGTTCTCTGAGCCGGGCTGCACACACAGGTGGTGCAAGAACCCAAGACCTGCCTGGGCATGCGGGGCGCCAAGAACGGCAGCCCTCTCAGTGGCTGAGACGGGGAGCGCGGCTGTTCGGGCAGGGTGGTGGGTCTGTGGGCAGTCACTGCTTCAGTCTTTACACCCTTGTGACATTTGGGGGACCCGGCGGCTTGCAGATggggtcaggacgcaggcctgcTGCCAGGTGTGGGGCACAGGGCTGTGGGCCCAGAGCCGCCAGGAGGGATGGAGCACCACCGAGGATGCCTGGGAGTGGGGGGCCAGCACCCAGGGGCACCGCAGGCCCCCCTCTCCACGCCAGCCCCACCTGCAAGTCTTTCCTCACCTGTGAGGACCTTGGGCGATACTCCTGGCCTGGCCATGAATTCGGAGCCCTCGGCTCCCTGGTGCTGAGAACACCCCTCATCCCTGAGATGACTTCCCCTTCCAGGTTCCGCCGTCTTTCAGAGTAGCAGAGCCTTCTGATGGCCATGGGCCATATCAGCAGTACAGTAATGGCAGTGAAAGCCAGTGTGAAGCAGACAGAAGGGGCCTGTGAACAGCAGCCTTTGCAAGCGAGTTGGCTAGTGTCCTGGAAGCTCCTGTCCGGACAGGGAGGCGGTGCGGTCTCCCGTGTGCACATGGTCGCCACTCAGGGCTGCTGTGCCTCCAGCTGTGCCATGAAGACTGTGGGCAGCCAGGAAGGTCCCAGCCAATCAGCCTGAAGTCCAGCTCCCAGCCTGGCCTCAGCCTGCGGGAGGTGAGGGAGCCCGGGTGTCCACACCAGGCCCACAGCCCAGGCTCGGCTGGGCAGTTTTGGGCCCCCGGTCAGTCTGGACCCACTGCCACACCAGCGCCAAGAGCCCCGCCCTGGGTGCCTGGCTGGCTCACGTGAGGCCTCTCGCAGCGTTGCCGGCCCTGCCTCCTTGCCCCTGGCAGCTGGCGAGCCAGAGAAGAGCATCAGGGGCTCTCGTGATGGTGGTCACGCAGCTGTGGCTACGCGGAAGGCAGAGTGTGAGCTGTCAGAGGCAGTGAGTCCGAGGGTGCTGGCCGGCCGCCAGGGCCCAGCTCACACCCCGCTGGTGGGACTGCCAGGGCCTCGGGCGCCCATCTCACGCGCCCACCCTGCCTCCCCGGCTCCTCCTCCCCAGCGCCAGGCTCTCCTCCCAGAAGCCCCTCAGCTTTGGAGCAGGGGCGCCACCCCCAGGCCTGAGCATCGTGTTGGCAAAGGCCCGGGGTCGGGGAAGGTGAAATCCCTCAAGCTCCGACTGACAGAGACgcagggaggaggcaggcagagaTACGATGGGAAGGAGCACAAAGCTTCTCCAGGTGCCAGAGAGAATCGTGGCCCCCCGCTGGTGGAGCACGAATGACAGGCACCATTGCCCCTGCAGCCTGGAGGGCCAGAGGAGGGGCCTGGCCGCACAGCCTGCACCCCGTCACCCTGCATGGGCCCTCAGGACACACTGCTGCCCGACCCCACCTCTGGGGTTCTCCTGAGGGCCCGCCTGGTCCTCCGCTGCCCCATGTACACGGCCTCACACGCCAGGCTCccagcccaactgggtgcagacAGAGGCTCCAGAAGGGGAGGGCACCCCATTCTGAATGGCCTTGTCCCTGCTGACCGCCTGCCTTCCCCCCTCTTGCAGTGCAGTTTGACATGATGCGTGCCTGCAACCTGGTTGCTACTGCAGCACTTGCTGCGGGCCAGCTCACTTTCGTCCTGGGGCTGCCCGGCCTGTCCCTGATGTCACCCGATTCCCAGTGCTGGGAGGAGGCCATGGCTGCTGCATTCCAGCTGGCAAGTAAGTACCCAGGCCCTGGGCGGGCCGAGCTCCGTGCTCAGCTCCTGTTGGGGCTGGCCCGTGTCCTACTCTCACAGTGACCCCGTGGGTCACCTGCTTGCCCCAGGTGGTTGCCACGGGCAGAGGCAAGACAGCAGCACACACAGAGGGGCACCATGGCCGCAGCCGGCACCTGGTGCGTGTCCAAGCTCCCAGGTGCTGGCACTCTGGGGTGATGTGCTTTGCCCCATAGTAGCCCATGCGGCAGGCAGCCTGGGTTCACGCTCCTCCCTCACGACTGTAGCTCTGAGGGGGCGTGAAGCACGTCACCACGGGTGAAGGGGAGCCCGCACCTCAGCCACCTTGCCGGCAAAGGGTGTGTGAACGGGCCGTCAGACACATGCGTGGCTCTGGCCCGGCTCACCGGCACGCTCCCCTGCAAGTACCTTCCCAGGACCCAGCCAACCCTCCTCACAAGAGCACGAAGTGTGGAGCACATGCACCCTGTCCGCTCCAACACCCAGTGCAGGGGGAGCACCTGGAGCACTGAGGGGGCCCCACTTTGGGCCTTGGGCCATCGGTGAACGAGCCTTTTCAGAACTACCTGGAAGCCACTACAGCCACTGAGGGTGGCCCCAGGGCGAAATGGGCAGGGCACGAAGCTACTTGGTGGTCCTGAAAGGGTGAGCGTATGTGTTGTAAATGACAGAAGGGTCATTTTGGAGGGTCCCCTGGGTGGTCATGGGGGCCGTGCACCTCAGGCTGGGGGTCCTTCTTGTTCTGGAGGGTCCCCTGGTGCCTGTGGGGGCCAAGCACCTGGAGCTTGCCAGGGGGCCTTCTCGCCTCATCAGAGATGGGGGTGCACTCAGGTCTGCTGCCCCCACTGGGGAGCTGcctgtggggacagagagagacagccccAAGGGCTGGGCTGCAGGGGCAGTGCCAGCCGCACCTCAGCCACCCCTGCCCGGGGAAAGGGCAGCGAGCTCCCACACAGGAGGTACAGTTCCCACAAGCCCAGCAGAAGACATGGCAGGAAGTGAGAAGTGAATCACTCCAGAAAAAATGGATCCTGGCCCTTTTCTGGAGAAACACAATTTCCAGAATGAGACTGACAGACTGGCAAGGATTCATGTGCTGGGAAGCGCCTGGGTGGGAATCGGAAACAGGCCCTCCTGGGTTCTATTAATAGAAGGTGGGTGGTCCTGGGCCAGTCATCTCCCCACGGCTGTGGGTCAGATGCAGGGCGGGGTTGCCAAGGGCCGGCCAGGCCAAGTTTCCAGGAAAGAGCAGAGGCTCCAGGGTCCAGGGAACTGGACTTGCATCTGGGCTCCATCACTTATCATGGACACGAACTGGGGCAAACTGCTGACCCCGCTCACAATGCCTCTACCTGCCGGCAGAGCGGGGACAGGGCTGCAGGGTCACTGCCCTCACCTAGTTGGTTCTGAGAGTCAGTAGCTGACGTGTGATCGGACCACTCCTGTCTCCTTCCCTCCATGATCTCGGGAGGCACAGGGTACCCCAAGAGACAGTGACACCTTTAGGGAGACTGCCCAGCTGCCCGCTGCTGACTTGAGGGCGGCCCAGCAGAACCCACTCCTCTCTGTCATGTGGGATTATCTGAAATTCCAGCCTGTCACAAGGGGAGCACAGGTGTTGAAAATGAGATTGGAAAAGCTATATTCAAAACGGTTATTTAGTGGCATTTAAGAAACCAAAGTAACAGTTCTTGATTCTGAAAATAAGTCCCTCTAACAGGATATTGGTTTTGCATTTCTTAAGAAATTTCCTTGAGATGCTTATTCAGAATTAGTGTGAGAAACACTGTGGGTTTAGGGTCAGTCTCACAGTCTCCTTCCTGCAAACCCTTATTCAGAACAAAGCAGTGTTGTTTCCaaataatgtattaaaaaaaaaaaattgaaacggAAGTGGGGGAAGCCCCATTAACCAATACAAGCTGTCTTACTGCCACCCTGGGACTGCCACTGGCCTCTCGGGGGCCCGTGCTGGcgaggtgggggctggggccgCCCATCCTGGGCATTCCCAGGCCGCACAGCCCCAGGAAAGGCTGCGCCAGCTCCGCTCAAACCTGCCAGGCGGAGTGCCTATGCGAGGTGCTGTGCGTCTGACCACCAGCAGGTCTGTTTTGCCCAAAAAGGAAATGCATTTGGCCTGTTTAGACCTGTTTCATTGGCAAACAGTGCAGAATGCAGCCATGTGCCTTTCTTCTATCTGCTGCTAATTTTAGAGTTAGGTTTTTTCCTGTGCTCTGGTCTGTGTTAAACAGTCGGGGAGAGACTGAGGGGCGCCAGGATGTCCTGTCCCAGGAGGGAAATGCCTGCTGGCACCTGTTATGCAAGTGAGCAGAGTCCCCAGCGCTGGCCAGAGGGTGGGCGGGTAGATGCTGACGGGAGAAGAGCACGTGCCCTCGGGGGTTGGGCGGGGATGCTGACACCCACGAGGCAGGCACCCCGACAGGGCGCCCTGCACCCTGCGCGGCTGGCGTTGGCACCCTGGGCCCCGGACTGCCCCTCAGGGCTGCAGCCAAGGACCGTCGCGGGGGGTGCTGAGGGACGGCACCACGGCCGCTTCCCCCATCAAAGCGTGGGCCCAGCGGCTCCACCTGCTGACTCCACCAAGCTCGGGTGCCACATGCAATCGTTTCCAAATCTTTGCAGAACTTTCCAAGTATAATTTTAATTTACCTTGAAGTGGGAAAAGTTCCTCTGTCCctcagcccaccccaccccagaagCAGAGGGGCTCTGAGGAAGCTCCGCTCGGTCCCCGCCTCCGGGTCCCTGCCCCTCCCGACACCAGAGGGCAACCCATCCCAGGCTCGTGCCAGCCTTCTGCCCGTTGTGTTCTGGTGACCGGCAGAGGTGCCAGGAGGCTCTGCTTATATACCTGCCGCCGCAGGGCCGGCCCCACGCGCCAGAGTGAGCAGCTGCTGACACCTGTGCACCCCTCCGCGCGGCCTCTCACCCGGCACAGGCCCCGACTGGCTCCAGCCTGCAGCCTCCTCCTTGGCCAGCCCCTGGGGCTGCACCTCTGTTCTTGTGTGCCTGTGGTCTCACTGTGTGCAGGACGGTGTGGGCAGAAGGAGAAAGGAGTGCCAAATGGGATCAGAGGAAGCGACCTGGGAAAGGCCTTGGGTCGCTGTCGACGCCTGCAGACCCCATGTGAAAGGCTGAGGGACGCCTGAAGCGCACAGGAAAGCCGAGGAGAATTCTGCAGGCGGCGTGGTGGCCCCTCGGGGGGCGCCTCCTCAGCTCCAGAGCTCCTGAGAGTGAGATTTCTCACGGGGCATCCAGGTGGACAGCCAGCCGCAGCAGGCCACGTGGGTGCCACTGGGCCCCACTGCTGGTCGCTGCGAGGCCCTGGCCGAGCCACCCTGGCCTGTGGGCTCCGCGCCACAGGGAGAGCTGCGGCACGCCCTGCTGGTACTCGGACCCTCCAGTGGTCCTGCTGGGTGACCACTTGCTGAGCAGCATCCGTTCCCACGCGCGTCCTGTGCCCTCTATGCTCAGAGCTCAGGGCCCTCCATGGGGCCTGGTGAATGCCCGAGCCCACCAGGCACCCCCGTGGGCCCCTCCACAGGCAAACTGTCCTCCAGGCAGAACACCAGGCGGGCCCTGAAGGCCCCGGGGCCTCTGGTGGCACCGCAGCAGCTCGCTGGCCGCAGCTCCGGCTGGGGCGGGGGGCTCCTCCACCAGGCACCCACGGGCTCCACGCCAGTGCCTGATGCTCTCCCAGGTGGTAGTGCTGCAGCTCCCGCCAGGAGCCAGCCCCCAGCTCCGTCCCTGCACAACTTCAGGGTGGCCTTGTCGGTCATCTGAGTGTTCATGGACCTTTCTGAGAGTTAAGGCCCAACGACCACGACGAAACGACCCAGCTGCAGTGCCCATGTGCGCGCATTTCTGCAGAGGCTGCCGTGGGAGTGCGGGCCTCGGGCGCCTTAGAGCTCCCCAGGGAGGAGCAACCTGACGCGGGCCTGTCCTGGCCCCTCGGCGTCCAGCACCAATCCTCAAACCACAAACTGAGCTCCGTGCCCGCAAAGCATCCTGGTGTGGACACGGGCCTTCACCACGCAGCTTCCAGCGCTGGCTCTGCATCAccctccagccccacctccaGTTCTGGCTGCGGAGTTCACAGCGGAACTGAGTCGACAGCTGATAAAAGCCTCATGTGGCTCCCTGTCTGCCAGCTTCCTCTCTACTTCTGGAAACCATAGGATTTTTCCTTCGGCAGCAAGTCCTATGAGCATATAGGGGCCGCCTGCCCAGCTGTGGGGGCTGGTGAGCAGTAGCTGTCTCAGCATCTCATGAACTGGGTGGGATGGCTTCTGCTGCTTAGACTTGGGGCTCTTCTCGTAGGAACAGAATTTTAAACTTTGCGCAGTAAACCGGGACTTCTTGGTCTGGACAGTGTGAGTCCCGCCTCCTGTGCCCACTCCCCAGGCGCGCCTCTTGCGTCTTCCCGTCCCCTTGTCTGTGTGTTGCTTGGGGCGCCCTTGGGGCTGTGACTTCCCAGGAGCACGTACCACCCTTGTCATCTTTAGCCCTTCCTTCCCCGCTTTCCCTTTAGGGAGAAACATCTGGCTAACCATCACTTTTCTGCTCACAATGTTGGAAAATCCCTGCACGGCTGTGTCTTGACATGGTGCAGCAACAAGTCTGCTCTGTAAACACTCATTGAAATGTGTCACAGCAAACCTAAGTCCCAGGCGACTCTGCCAGCTCTGTGCTGTGCCATGCCAAGCAGGTGAGCCTCGTGAAGAGCTCAGGGCTGACCCCGTGCTTTTTCCACTTAGGCCACCTGCATGTGCTTGACCGCATCCCAAAGGAAGGCCCTGTAACAGACCCCGAAGCCCTAGGAAGTgggcaggaaggaagagagagggaaggggcgCTCTGCAGGCAGGGCGGTGACTGGCCGACCGGCGGCCAGCTCACAGGAAGGGGCTGTTTGCTCTGGAAACATCCATGCGGATAGAGCCGCCTCTGCGGGCAGAATTCAGGGCTTGCTAAAACCGCCCTTAGATATGATGTGCTTCTGGACAAACATTAACACCACTGAAAAATCCTGGGAGAAAAGTCTTTGAAGACAAGGGGCACGAGGGGAAGGCCCGAGGCTTAAGGCCCCCGCAGTGCTGAGCCTGCTCCACGCGTCGCCTCACTCCCCGGCTGCTGGGCTTCGTGCAAAGGTGCATATGATTTCAGAACGTGCACATGCGTTGACGTCCTGGAGTCAAGGCTGAGGCTGGAGATACTCAGTGGGGCCATGGGGCCACATGGGCCCATTCTTCCATATCTCTGGCTTTGTACTGCTGACATGTGGGGCCCACAGAAGATCCCCGAGCCCCATGTGTCTGTCGGGACATCTGCCCCAAGGCTGAGCCCATGCCCGCTGCTCCAGTGGGCTCTGTGTGCCCTCCTGGGACGGGTCTTCCCGGAGAGGTTTCTCTACATGTGTTACTAATGTTAAGGAAGCAAACCCTCTCTAACTGTACATATTCTCAGTAGACCTAAGACAGGTGAGGACAGGGTGGGCCTCACACAGAAATCACGTGGCTGGGAGGCATGTGGCCTTCTCACACTGCAGTGCACAGCCAGGCCTTCCCTTTTACTCCCTGGGAAAGAAAGCTGAGCAAGGCATGGCCTCAGCATCGTAACAGGCGGGGTGGGAGACCGCACGCGCTGAGACCTGCCCCTGCTGCTCACCACCGGATAGTCAATGAGCAGTTTCACTGACAAGCAACTGAACGGGGGCCTTGCTTGCACCTTTCACTTTGGGAAGCCTGGTGGTCAGGCTCTGTGCCTGTATGACCACCGTCTCCATCACCGTCCCCCACCCTGTGTCCTCAGGGTGCAGGTGGCTCTGCCCGGCTTGCCTGTGTGCACGTGACTTTATACTCCTTCAATCAGTTTGTCCGACCCTGAGGGGTCTTCCATCTTATAATATCAAAAGTGGCCTCTCAATCAGCAGCAGTTATGCGCTGCAAAATCTACATACTGCAGGCACCACAGCCGAATACAGGGAGGAAAAACACTGAATCGGCAGCCAAGTCACAGGCTGGGTGCCCCCTCTGCATGCTGGAGTCTCCCGGGGGTCAAGGGCCCAGCCCGCTGCCACGCCCTGGGGGCACCCTGGACAGCACCTCTGCTCCTGCTCACACGGCATCCTAACTCGCCCGCTGCGTTGTGACTCATCCCATCTTCCTCCTGTCAGAACGCCAATttcacaaagacagatggaccacGCCTCAGCTCAGGGTGTGCGGCAAGGGGCCTGAGCAGGTTTGCTGAACACGGACACCGTAACTGTGTCGGCGGGTGTTTCAGGGGCAATGCTGGGTGGCGCCTACCAGCCGCAGCCGACGGGGTCCAGCCCTGATGGGCTTCAGTCGCTGCAAAGCTTAGCAGGCTGGGCTGCAGGAGTGGCCGCTCCCCAGCCTCCCTTCTCGGAGGTCCccgctgccccctgcccccactgtGGCCCACCTGGGTCCGTCTCAGTGACCCAGTCCATGCGTACCCTGGAGACTCTGGGAGGCCAGGGTCAGTGGCAGGCCGCGCTCCTGCTACACAGAAGCAGCCATGCGGAACCCGAGTGCAGCACTGCCTCTGCCCAGGTGGCTGTGGAAATGGTGGGGCAAGGTTGGGGGTTGCCCAGTGGGTCGAAGAATCTAAGGCTAGTCTAGATGTTTTAAGGTAAAACGTGACACAGGACTCAATGAAACACATGTGCTACTGAGGGTGTGCGATAGACACTGAGCAGCCAGAGGTTAGGACCCCCGACTCCCCGGGCAACAGCTGCTGCCTGCTGGCCGGCCACTCCAGGTTTTCTTCACATACTGTTCCTCCCCATGTCTCCCTAAACACGGCTGATGGCTGAGCCTGGAGGGTGCAGAGGAgcctgggtccctggtgactCCCTCCAGGTCCCGTGTGTGCGGCTGCCTGGCTGGTGGTGCCAGCCGCTGCCCGCTGCCTGCAGCCTGTCTCCTGATGGCATGCCCTGGACGATGCTGTTCGGGCCACAGTGGTATTTCCTAGCCGAGGGGTTTGCTGATCTGGGGGATGCAGTGGGCACGGAGAGGGGCTGTGTGGACCAGCTTCCTGGGCAGGGTCAGCAGCCAGTGGGGTTTGCAGCCGGGATTCAGATCTGACCTCCTCCAAACATGCCGCCCTACTGTTCTAGCCAACAGGTCCTGGGCACAAAACCCCGGTTCTCGTATTGTGAGAACCAGTGAAACCACATCTCTGGGGCTCCTTATAGACAAGACCACGGGAGCAAGTGGTGCTATGGTGTCAGCTACTGACAACGGGGACAAGCCCGGGCTGACCGAGGTCCTAGCAGGGCGCGACAGGCGGGATGAGCAGGTGGCCAGCATGCATCGTCTTTGGCTTCTGCCCCTGCCATGTGTGCAGGCCCCATGCCATcttgaattttaaagaaaatctctATTTCCTCTAGAATCAAACACAAAGAACAGGAGTTCATTTGGACTAAGTTAAACACTAATCTACGCTGTTCCTAGATAAGATTTAGAGAATTTCTGTGCTTACTTTCACCCCGATGTGGGCATTCACTGAAGTCAGGGAGGGCCTCATGCGCAGTCCCTATGGCTTTGTCTGGGGGAGGGGAAGCCAATGGGAGGGTGCGCGTGGGAACAGCTGACACCTGGCGGACCCGGGAAGAGCACGCCGGGCCCAGACCGTGAAATAACTCCTGGCCAGGGCTCTGCAGAGGCAGAGTCCACTCCAGGCCTCCAGACCCAAAGGCCCTAAAGGGCCACAGAGGCCCCTTGAAGAACAGCGGGGGCCCGAGGCCCTGGCACCGCTTGCCTGGGGACCCAGGGCCGCACCCCTGGCCGTGGCCCTGCTGAGGCTTCTGGTGAGGCTCTCTGAACGCTTCTCTTCCATCTGCAGGTTTTGTGCTGGTCATCGGGCTGGTGACCTTCTACAGGATCGGCCCCTACACCCACCTGTCCTGGTCTTGCTACCTGAACATTGGCGCCTGCCTGCTGGCCACCCTGGCAGCTGCCATGCTGatctggaacattctccacaggAGAGAGGACTGCATGGCGCCCCGGGTGATTGTCATCAGCCGCTCCCTGACTGCACGGTTTCGCCGGGGGCTGGACAACGACTACGTGGAGTCCCCGTGCTGAGGGCTGCCCACGAGGGGCCTTGCTTGGGGCTTCACCCACTGCACAGAACAGCCCGGACACCGGGGCTGCCTGTGTGGGGTGGCTACCAGCAGGGCTCCCTCGTGTGCACGTACAACATACAGACGTGTTCACTATGTTATATATAAATACGTTATGTGCTGATGTATCGTCTCTGCCACCCTCCTCCTGGCACGCACAGCTCAGCTTCAGGCTCACACACTCCAGGG comes from the Manis pentadactyla isolate mManPen7 chromosome 10, mManPen7.hap1, whole genome shotgun sequence genome and includes:
- the TMEM204 gene encoding transmembrane protein 204; this translates as MTIRKLVATAVLVALISLVLNNAAAFTPNWLYQTLEDGRRRSVGLWRSCWLVDRARAVPSPGVRPGPVHARDCEALGWGSEVAGFQEPRGTVKLQFDMMRACNLVATAALAAGQLTFVLGLPGLSLMSPDSQCWEEAMAAAFQLASFVLVIGLVTFYRIGPYTHLSWSCYLNIGACLLATLAAAMLIWNILHRREDCMAPRVIVISRSLTARFRRGLDNDYVESPC